A stretch of the uncultured Desulfobacter sp. genome encodes the following:
- a CDS encoding Sir2 family NAD-dependent protein deacetylase, with the protein MDNIEENIKLAAEVVKNADALFITSGAGMGVDSGLPDFRGNSGFWKAYPPIAKLGKSFSEMADPIWFHKQPEIAWAFYGHRLNLYLETIPHEGFFRLLELGKKKPYGYFVFTSNVDGQFQMAGFDDALIEECHGSIHHLQCTEPCSTDIWEVGEQTVHVDIEAFVATGELPKCRNCGKLARPNILMFGDWNWISNRTGEQGQRLQSWLQRVNNANAKLAIIEMGAGLAVPTVRMTSQRAGNNTNATLIRINPRDYDVPQGAIGIPLGAKEGVDRILD; encoded by the coding sequence ATGGACAACATAGAAGAAAATATCAAGCTCGCTGCTGAAGTTGTTAAAAATGCCGATGCACTTTTTATAACTTCCGGTGCCGGTATGGGCGTTGATTCGGGGCTGCCTGATTTCAGAGGCAATTCAGGCTTTTGGAAGGCTTATCCGCCCATAGCAAAACTGGGCAAATCCTTTAGTGAAATGGCAGACCCTATCTGGTTTCACAAACAACCTGAAATCGCGTGGGCGTTTTATGGGCACAGGTTGAACCTTTATCTTGAAACCATCCCCCACGAAGGTTTTTTTCGGTTGCTTGAGTTGGGAAAAAAGAAGCCGTACGGATATTTTGTATTCACGTCAAATGTTGACGGACAGTTCCAAATGGCCGGCTTTGACGATGCGTTGATTGAAGAATGCCATGGTTCTATCCACCATCTTCAATGCACCGAGCCCTGTTCTACCGACATCTGGGAGGTTGGAGAACAAACAGTCCATGTGGATATCGAGGCGTTTGTGGCAACCGGTGAACTGCCTAAATGCAGAAACTGCGGAAAACTGGCCCGGCCCAATATTTTAATGTTTGGGGACTGGAACTGGATATCAAACCGCACTGGTGAACAGGGACAGCGATTGCAATCTTGGCTGCAAAGGGTCAATAATGCCAATGCAAAATTAGCCATTATTGAAATGGGAGCAGGTCTTGCCGTGCCTACCGTGCGGATGACATCCCAGCGCGCCGGCAACAACACGAATGCAACGCTGATACGCATTAACCCAAGGGATTACGATGTTCCCCAAGGCGCCATCGGCATCCCTCTTGGTGCCAAGGAAGGCGTAGATAGAATTTTAGATTGA